Proteins encoded by one window of bacterium:
- a CDS encoding CPBP family intramembrane metalloprotease, whose amino-acid sequence MKPEPTNPDAVSFLRGSQSKRLPDDEATAETLPLPVLAEFSDQQPQRYVIKQDDNGRYLTSRETPEIKVRLQRDLSVTAAAARKAPEGTIFLDGTAQDEPFLDHERQVFNLDHHEGVIRRFTLSACEQAMVLVLRGLDLRERPWTILANQPDLDTVLAIWVLLNSVNLGDEQPEIRRASIPLIRVEGLIDSQGLEFLEFSGMGETDLKETLARLDALREVELSASDEGNEDTLLESLMAQLGIVDRMVYPIDFFDTMPGVEELALEELSPDRIVVVCRCDCGIYEAEPVLKRLYGKRLGIVVLQKGPGAYTVRQVDSFLPANLKEAYRTLNLVDPAVKNSRSSNCWGGSGEIGGSPRGSGTQLEPGDIAAACQLAYRRPSLKQCATSAGLAFLLSSLSMVVGWVIAAVSSATPSWPGVMGQRELALFGGAAVAVTCLLLLTLKASRRPGLFGIRLPAGWDWLWLSPLAVVGALLGGAWMPGVGGSPNLLQLAKLVPLLLLLPVVAEITFRGVAQGVLMARYRAQRTGGPWFVSWPALLSAVFFALWTVPLYLALPATTASPSSSLVVAIFGGLLLGLALGICRERAESLVAPLTLHYLGAGAFLLARSLL is encoded by the coding sequence ATGAAACCCGAGCCAACCAATCCCGACGCGGTATCCTTTCTGAGAGGCTCGCAATCGAAGAGGCTACCGGACGACGAGGCCACGGCAGAGACATTGCCGCTCCCAGTCCTGGCCGAGTTCTCCGACCAGCAACCCCAGCGCTATGTCATCAAGCAGGATGACAACGGTCGGTACCTGACCAGCCGCGAAACCCCCGAGATCAAGGTCCGCCTGCAACGGGACCTCTCGGTGACCGCCGCCGCGGCTCGCAAGGCCCCGGAGGGAACCATATTCTTGGACGGCACAGCCCAGGACGAGCCCTTTCTGGATCACGAGCGGCAGGTCTTCAACCTCGACCACCACGAGGGCGTCATCCGCCGGTTCACCCTCTCGGCCTGCGAGCAGGCGATGGTCCTGGTTCTGAGGGGGCTGGATCTCCGCGAGCGACCGTGGACGATCCTCGCCAACCAGCCCGACCTCGACACGGTCCTGGCCATCTGGGTGCTTCTGAACAGCGTCAACCTGGGCGACGAGCAGCCCGAGATCCGGCGTGCTTCCATACCGCTTATAAGGGTTGAGGGGCTGATCGATTCCCAGGGACTCGAGTTCCTGGAGTTCAGCGGTATGGGTGAGACCGACTTGAAGGAAACGCTGGCCCGGCTCGACGCGCTGCGTGAGGTCGAGCTGTCGGCCTCGGACGAGGGCAATGAGGACACACTCCTCGAAAGCCTGATGGCGCAACTCGGAATCGTCGACCGGATGGTTTATCCCATTGACTTCTTCGACACCATGCCGGGTGTCGAGGAGCTCGCGCTCGAGGAGCTGTCACCTGACCGAATCGTTGTCGTCTGTCGCTGTGACTGCGGCATTTATGAGGCCGAGCCGGTTCTCAAGCGGCTATACGGCAAGCGGCTGGGGATCGTCGTGCTTCAGAAGGGCCCCGGCGCCTACACTGTGCGCCAAGTCGATAGCTTCCTTCCGGCGAACCTCAAAGAGGCCTACCGGACTCTCAACTTGGTGGATCCGGCCGTCAAGAACAGCCGGTCGTCGAACTGCTGGGGAGGTTCCGGCGAGATCGGTGGTTCGCCCCGGGGCTCCGGAACGCAGCTCGAGCCCGGAGACATCGCCGCGGCCTGTCAGCTCGCCTACCGTCGCCCATCGCTCAAGCAGTGCGCGACATCGGCTGGGCTGGCGTTCCTCTTGAGTTCGCTGTCCATGGTCGTCGGCTGGGTGATCGCAGCTGTGAGCTCGGCGACGCCGTCCTGGCCCGGTGTGATGGGGCAGCGAGAGCTCGCGCTCTTCGGCGGCGCCGCAGTCGCCGTTACCTGTCTCCTGCTCTTGACTCTCAAGGCTTCACGGAGACCAGGACTCTTCGGCATTCGGCTCCCCGCGGGCTGGGACTGGTTGTGGCTGAGTCCCTTGGCTGTGGTGGGAGCTCTGCTCGGCGGGGCTTGGATGCCCGGGGTCGGTGGCTCTCCGAACCTCCTACAGCTGGCGAAGCTCGTGCCCTTGTTGCTTCTTCTACCCGTGGTCGCAGAGATCACGTTCCGGGGAGTCGCCCAGGGCGTCCTGATGGCGCGCTACCGGGCCCAGCGGACGGGAGGACCGTGGTTCGTTTCCTGGCCGGCTTTGCTCAGCGCGGTCTTCTTTGCCCTCTGGACCGTCCCCCTCTACCTCGCTCTGCCGGCGACGACCGCCAGCCCCTCGTCCTCGCTGGTCGTGGCAATCTTCGGAGGCCTGCTTCTGGGGCTGGCACTGGGCATCTGCCGCGAGCGCGCTGAAAGCCTCGTCGCGCCGCTGACTCTGCACTACCTCGGCGCCGGAGCCTTCCTGCTCGCGCGGTCGCTTCTCTGA